The following are encoded in a window of Streptomyces sp. Go-475 genomic DNA:
- a CDS encoding ParA family protein has translation MEIISFFNHKGGVGKTTLVYNIGIALAKKGKRIVFLDLDAQANLTAAALAPERIIDTWNDGKTIWSCLKPVVDRSGELREVDLQQIRDNVWVLPGDIRLSEFEEICPQGWTEALAGNAGGFRVSTTVHRLAVLLGEQVSADYVLADLGPNVGALNRTALLASDGFVIPMAPDLFSITALPSVGKSTSLWVEEWRAAKGSAKRRELDLDFDLPLGEPSPLGYISQQFTTYRQVPAAAYKQWIDRIPQEYENGVVGPLRKAGVPIPSRQPLIGEVRNLSSLIPMAQRSQSAVFELSGTEARGSQFTRARDTFSLFEGLATGIIGRLAPESE, from the coding sequence GTGGAGATCATCTCCTTCTTTAACCATAAAGGCGGAGTTGGAAAAACGACTCTGGTATACAACATCGGAATCGCGCTGGCGAAGAAGGGGAAGAGAATCGTATTTTTGGACCTTGATGCGCAGGCTAATCTGACAGCTGCGGCACTCGCGCCTGAGCGAATCATCGATACTTGGAATGATGGAAAAACCATCTGGAGCTGCTTGAAACCCGTTGTCGACCGATCCGGAGAGCTGCGAGAGGTCGACCTTCAGCAAATCCGTGATAACGTGTGGGTGCTTCCGGGTGATATTCGGTTGAGTGAGTTTGAGGAGATCTGCCCTCAGGGATGGACCGAGGCTCTGGCAGGTAATGCCGGAGGATTTCGAGTGAGCACAACTGTTCATCGATTGGCAGTCCTCTTGGGTGAGCAAGTATCGGCAGACTATGTCCTGGCTGACCTAGGTCCTAACGTGGGAGCCTTGAACCGCACAGCCCTGCTCGCCTCGGACGGTTTTGTTATCCCAATGGCGCCTGACCTATTCTCCATCACTGCACTTCCCAGCGTTGGCAAGAGTACGTCTCTATGGGTTGAAGAGTGGCGTGCAGCCAAGGGATCAGCAAAGCGCAGAGAGTTGGATCTCGATTTTGATCTTCCACTGGGAGAGCCGTCTCCTCTGGGCTACATTAGTCAACAGTTCACCACCTACCGGCAGGTGCCAGCAGCCGCATACAAGCAGTGGATTGACAGGATCCCTCAAGAGTACGAAAACGGTGTCGTTGGACCACTGAGGAAAGCAGGGGTCCCCATTCCTTCGCGGCAGCCGCTAATTGGCGAGGTTAGAAACCTCTCGAGCTTGATTCCCATGGCTCAGCGCTCACAAAGTGCCGTCTTCGAGTTGAGTGGTACGGAAGCGCGTGGATCGCAATTCACCCGCGCTCGTGACACTTTCTCTCTCTTCGAAGGGCTGGCCACAGGAATTATCGGTCGTCTCGCTCCGGAGAGTGAGTGA
- a CDS encoding DUF4231 domain-containing protein, with translation MILFVGNIVTWGHIDLARVNVACIPILIALLILCVIVRANSTSIDFWDGPLQDEWEAGHAAEKKIDLELALERKRLSAASIDLPTDTRRHIYRETVPVTIEQYRSDGLRYRRIHNFFQSIIIVGSLATSTAASLADTPAPYKWITVGTSFSVGLAAGFTGYFKFRERSFYLQQTSDSIEEEYDAVNLKVGRYKSSADDEAALLEFTERVEILKNDQRKRQQQLDQPTETPEG, from the coding sequence TTGATTCTGTTCGTCGGGAACATCGTCACATGGGGTCACATCGATCTCGCCCGTGTCAACGTGGCATGTATTCCGATTCTCATCGCTCTCCTGATCCTGTGTGTGATCGTTCGCGCCAACAGCACTTCTATCGACTTCTGGGACGGTCCCCTACAAGACGAATGGGAAGCCGGTCACGCGGCGGAGAAGAAGATCGACCTCGAGCTCGCCCTTGAGCGCAAGCGTCTCTCCGCAGCATCTATCGACCTACCAACAGACACCCGTCGCCACATCTACCGAGAGACCGTCCCAGTAACCATTGAGCAGTACCGCTCGGACGGGCTTCGGTACAGGCGTATCCATAATTTCTTCCAAAGCATCATCATCGTCGGTTCGCTTGCGACGTCGACGGCAGCAAGCCTTGCGGATACCCCGGCTCCTTATAAATGGATCACCGTTGGCACTAGCTTCTCTGTCGGTCTCGCAGCAGGCTTCACGGGGTACTTCAAGTTCCGCGAGCGTAGCTTTTATCTCCAACAGACCTCCGACTCCATCGAAGAGGAGTACGACGCTGTCAACCTGAAGGTTGGCCGCTATAAGAGCAGTGCTGACGACGAAGCTGCCCTTTTGGAGTTCACCGAGCGAGTTGAGATCCTCAAGAATGACCAGCGCAAAAGGCAGCAGCAACTGGACCAACCGACAGAAACGCCCGAGGGCTGA
- a CDS encoding fumarylacetoacetate hydrolase family protein: MKFASFVHDGKRQSGVVADDQLHPLSHSVDLLDLIVEGEEALREAGERALTASLPVPLTDARLLPPLQPPTVRDYMTFEGHVEGVARGYGDTVPEEWYAAPAFYFTNPYAMIGAHDDVPVPPGCERFDFEMEVAAVIGKAGRDLTPDQARAHILGYTILNDWSARDLQGREMRVRLGPAKGKDTSTTLGPWLVTADELEPHRDADGFLDLALTVAVNGETIGQDRLANMAWTFEEMAAYASRGTWIRPGDVLGSGTCGNGGCLAELWGRGGALQPPPLVPGDTVTLTVEGIGTLTNTVVEGVAPVPLPSARRRN, encoded by the coding sequence GTGAAGTTCGCGAGCTTCGTCCACGACGGAAAACGGCAGTCGGGAGTCGTAGCCGACGACCAACTCCACCCCCTCTCACACTCCGTTGACCTGCTGGACCTGATCGTGGAGGGCGAGGAGGCCCTGCGCGAGGCGGGAGAACGCGCCCTGACCGCGTCCCTGCCCGTACCCTTGACCGACGCGCGCCTGCTGCCTCCCCTGCAACCGCCCACCGTCCGCGACTACATGACCTTCGAGGGCCACGTCGAGGGAGTCGCGCGGGGATACGGCGACACCGTCCCCGAGGAGTGGTACGCCGCACCGGCGTTCTACTTCACCAACCCGTACGCGATGATCGGCGCCCACGACGACGTGCCGGTACCGCCGGGCTGCGAGCGCTTCGACTTCGAGATGGAAGTCGCGGCGGTCATCGGCAAGGCGGGCCGCGACCTGACCCCCGACCAGGCCCGCGCTCACATCCTCGGCTACACGATCCTCAACGACTGGTCCGCCCGCGACCTCCAGGGCCGCGAAATGAGGGTCAGACTCGGCCCGGCCAAGGGCAAGGACACCTCCACCACCCTCGGCCCCTGGCTCGTCACCGCCGACGAACTCGAACCCCACCGCGACGCCGACGGCTTCCTCGACCTCGCCCTCACCGTCGCCGTCAACGGCGAGACGATCGGCCAGGACCGACTGGCGAACATGGCCTGGACGTTCGAGGAGATGGCCGCCTACGCCTCCCGCGGCACCTGGATCCGCCCCGGCGACGTCCTGGGCTCCGGAACCTGCGGCAACGGCGGCTGCCTGGCCGAACTCTGGGGCCGAGGCGGCGCCCTGCAACCCCCGCCCCTCGTGCCCGGAGACACGGTCACCCTCACGGTCGAGGGCATCGGCACCCTGACCAACACCGTCGTCGAGGGGGTGGCTCCGGTACCGCTGCCCTCCGCCCGCCGCAGGAACTGA
- a CDS encoding MFS transporter has product MVSTPAYDPPAAPPSDAAPAAAARHTGTIIAGCLAVCLAQIGLVLPAAINGEMQRTLHTSGAELTWISDAFLVPAAVLALTFGVVGDRYGRKKLVVGAALLAAVGYLVSATSDTPAQLITGQAVSGIGAAALFPASLTMITAITTTPAARARGLASWTTALSLGAFLAPLMSGGIVEHAPFQWAFGVTGVLAVITAAAAWLLATESSAPEGRSLDWPGQITIAVAMLALLYGIIQGPSDGWGSAPIVASFVTFAAFIAAFVVVENRSAAPMLRLTLFRIPAFAASAAMAVIGMLGFLGGAYDLSIRLGVIQHQGPFEAAIPVMIIQACTPFIWPLLVRLLHRIGPGPMLVTGFLAMAAGQLWLRALPIHETALLPMLGPLILNGVGFGLVVAAITAAAVNVVPQNLTGMAAATTSLVRDLGQTLGPAVVGALALGMAASQLTGSLANAGLTPKEHGIASAVLHEGGPLALHTADLGPLSAKLAPYTTDALAHGYNNGLILTAAACVTAAVIAAVFVGFRRGGTAPAEAEGSAA; this is encoded by the coding sequence ATGGTCTCCACCCCTGCCTACGACCCACCCGCCGCCCCGCCCTCCGACGCCGCACCGGCCGCTGCGGCACGCCACACCGGCACGATCATCGCCGGCTGTCTGGCCGTCTGCCTGGCCCAGATCGGCCTGGTGCTGCCCGCCGCGATCAACGGCGAGATGCAGCGCACGCTCCACACGTCCGGCGCGGAACTGACCTGGATCAGTGACGCCTTCCTGGTGCCCGCCGCCGTCCTCGCCCTGACCTTCGGCGTCGTGGGCGACCGCTACGGCCGTAAGAAACTCGTCGTCGGCGCGGCGCTGCTGGCCGCCGTCGGCTACCTGGTGTCCGCCACCTCCGACACCCCGGCCCAGCTGATCACCGGCCAGGCGGTCTCCGGCATCGGGGCCGCCGCGCTCTTCCCCGCCTCCCTGACGATGATCACCGCGATCACGACCACCCCGGCCGCACGCGCCAGGGGCCTGGCCTCCTGGACCACAGCCCTGTCGCTCGGCGCCTTCCTCGCCCCGCTCATGTCCGGCGGCATCGTCGAACACGCGCCGTTCCAGTGGGCGTTCGGCGTGACCGGCGTGCTCGCCGTGATCACCGCCGCCGCGGCCTGGCTGCTCGCCACCGAGTCCAGCGCCCCGGAGGGCCGCTCGCTGGACTGGCCCGGGCAGATCACCATCGCCGTGGCCATGCTCGCCCTGCTGTACGGCATCATCCAAGGCCCCTCGGACGGCTGGGGCTCGGCACCCATCGTCGCGTCCTTCGTCACCTTCGCCGCCTTCATCGCCGCGTTCGTCGTGGTGGAGAACCGCAGCGCGGCCCCGATGCTGCGGCTGACCCTCTTCCGCATCCCGGCGTTCGCCGCATCCGCCGCCATGGCGGTGATCGGCATGCTGGGCTTCCTCGGCGGCGCGTACGACCTGAGCATCCGCCTCGGTGTCATCCAGCACCAGGGCCCCTTCGAGGCCGCGATACCGGTCATGATCATCCAGGCGTGCACGCCGTTCATCTGGCCCCTGCTGGTCCGCCTGCTGCACCGCATCGGGCCCGGCCCCATGCTCGTCACCGGCTTCCTGGCGATGGCCGCGGGCCAGCTGTGGCTGCGGGCGCTGCCGATCCACGAGACCGCTCTGCTGCCCATGCTGGGCCCGCTGATCCTGAACGGCGTCGGTTTCGGCCTGGTCGTCGCCGCGATCACCGCCGCCGCCGTCAACGTCGTACCGCAGAACCTGACCGGCATGGCGGCGGCCACCACCAGCCTGGTCCGCGACCTCGGCCAGACCCTCGGCCCGGCCGTCGTCGGCGCCCTCGCCCTCGGCATGGCCGCGAGCCAGCTCACCGGCAGCCTCGCGAACGCCGGACTGACCCCCAAGGAGCACGGCATCGCCTCCGCCGTCCTCCACGAAGGTGGCCCGCTGGCCCTGCACACCGCCGACCTCGGGCCGCTCAGCGCCAAGCTCGCCCCCTACACCACGGACGCCCTGGCCCACGGCTACAACAACGGACTGATCCTCACCGCCGCCGCCTGCGTGACCGCCGCCGTGATCGCCGCCGTCTTCGTCGGCTTCCGGCGCGGCGGCACGGCGCCGGCCGAGGCGGAGGGGAGCGCGGCGTGA
- a CDS encoding MBL fold metallo-hydrolase → MASVTTRTGCVELGHGCYAWIAGDAGWGMSNAGLITGRGASLLVDTLYDLRLTKTMLDALTPLTAPAPISTVVNTHGNGDHWFGNQLVAHAEIIAARGSVTDMRQVGPAEMRALTGMDGPAGRFARRIFGRFDHTGIEPVLPHRVFDGETVLHIGGTEVRLIDVGPAHSAGDTIVHVPRARTVYTGDIVFAGAAPVVWHGPFARWLAACDLLLGLDADIVVPGHGPVTTKQAVREIRDYLEYVHEQATARFTAGMPAMDAARDIRLGRFADLDESERLAVNVHTVYRELDPSLPPLDGPGLFGCMAELCPSL, encoded by the coding sequence GTGGCTTCCGTGACAACCCGTACGGGCTGTGTCGAGCTCGGACACGGCTGTTACGCCTGGATCGCGGGCGACGCCGGATGGGGCATGAGCAACGCCGGGCTGATCACCGGCCGGGGCGCGTCACTGCTCGTCGACACCCTCTACGACCTGCGGCTGACCAAGACCATGCTCGACGCGCTGACGCCCCTGACCGCCCCGGCACCGATCTCCACCGTGGTCAACACCCACGGCAACGGCGACCACTGGTTCGGCAACCAGCTCGTGGCCCACGCCGAGATCATCGCGGCCCGCGGGTCCGTGACGGACATGCGGCAGGTGGGCCCCGCCGAGATGCGGGCGCTGACCGGCATGGACGGCCCGGCCGGACGCTTCGCCCGCCGGATCTTCGGCCGCTTCGACCACACCGGCATCGAACCCGTCCTGCCGCACCGGGTCTTCGACGGCGAGACCGTTCTCCACATCGGCGGGACGGAGGTCCGCCTCATCGACGTGGGCCCCGCGCACAGCGCCGGCGACACGATCGTCCACGTGCCGCGGGCCCGGACCGTCTACACCGGCGACATCGTCTTCGCCGGAGCGGCGCCGGTCGTCTGGCACGGCCCCTTCGCCCGCTGGCTCGCCGCCTGCGACCTCCTCCTGGGCCTCGACGCCGACATCGTCGTACCCGGCCACGGCCCCGTCACCACCAAGCAGGCCGTCCGCGAGATCCGCGACTACCTCGAATACGTCCACGAGCAGGCCACCGCCCGCTTCACCGCCGGCATGCCCGCCATGGACGCGGCACGCGACATCCGCCTGGGCCGCTTCGCCGACCTGGACGAGAGCGAACGCCTCGCCGTCAACGTGCACACCGTCTACCGGGAGCTCGACCCCTCACTGCCCCCGCTCGACGGCCCCGGCCTGTTCGGCTGCATGGCCGAACTCTGCCCCAGCCTCTGA
- a CDS encoding TetR/AcrR family transcriptional regulator produces the protein MKIRDAAAASGGGPTVGRQERRRRKLHDQLFETAVGLFVAQGYEATTMEQIAEAADVARATVFNHFSQKVGFLEEWGVRRRARVAEILGAEHAEDLPVGDRLRRYLKEMGDLNVASRAETTVLMDASARYGHLLQDPSLDIELARIVEQGRQRGEIRAGVDCDQAGQLLAACYFSTILRWIREEPAPFDLHERLAGALDIILLGLLAEGSHPAGGTTQSV, from the coding sequence ATGAAGATCCGGGACGCGGCAGCCGCCTCCGGGGGCGGCCCGACCGTCGGGCGCCAGGAGCGCAGGCGCAGGAAGCTGCACGACCAGCTGTTCGAGACGGCGGTCGGCCTCTTCGTCGCCCAGGGATACGAGGCGACCACCATGGAGCAGATCGCGGAGGCCGCCGATGTGGCCCGGGCCACGGTCTTCAACCACTTCTCGCAGAAGGTCGGCTTCCTCGAGGAATGGGGAGTCCGCCGCCGCGCCCGCGTCGCTGAGATCCTCGGCGCGGAGCACGCCGAGGACCTGCCGGTCGGCGACCGGCTGCGCCGGTACCTGAAGGAGATGGGCGACCTCAACGTCGCATCCCGTGCGGAGACCACCGTCCTGATGGACGCCTCGGCGCGGTACGGGCACCTCCTGCAGGACCCGTCCCTGGACATCGAACTCGCCAGGATCGTCGAGCAGGGGCGGCAACGCGGGGAGATCAGGGCGGGCGTCGACTGCGACCAGGCCGGCCAGCTGCTGGCCGCCTGCTACTTCTCGACGATCCTGCGCTGGATCCGCGAGGAACCGGCCCCCTTCGACCTGCACGAGCGCCTCGCCGGGGCGCTCGACATCATCCTGCTGGGCCTTCTCGCCGAGGGTTCGCATCCTGCCGGGGGCACGACGCAATCGGTCTGA
- a CDS encoding PTS transporter subunit EIIB: MSTSSGDHAADATQDGDHAADAILRGVGGRENVTRLTHCFVRLRFRLRDPAAADLDALATHPLVAFTVWQADELHIAPRRDLFRLFEDVRNALGDIAAP; this comes from the coding sequence GTGTCGACGTCTAGCGGCGACCACGCCGCGGACGCGACGCAGGACGGCGACCACGCCGCGGACGCCATCCTGCGGGGGGTGGGCGGCCGGGAGAACGTCACCCGGCTGACGCACTGCTTCGTCCGCCTCCGGTTCCGGCTGCGCGACCCGGCGGCCGCCGACCTCGACGCTCTCGCCACCCATCCGCTCGTGGCGTTCACCGTATGGCAGGCGGACGAGCTGCACATCGCACCCCGGCGCGACCTGTTCCGGCTCTTCGAGGACGTACGGAACGCGCTCGGCGACATCGCCGCGCCCTGA
- a CDS encoding PRD domain-containing protein has protein sequence MRVKKVFNNNVVLGVDEHGAETVLMGRGIGFQVKPGEVVDTGRAERRFVAKTMPAERLAALAAEIPLGVIEVMEEVVAAARGRLGEKISEHILLPLADHVHFALARARTGALIEYPLKWEIENLYPAETEMGAAALEIIERRLGVRLDETEALPLALHFVNAQIGSGDIAATMQMTQWLRVALETIGEDLGVAIDQRSLDAARFITHLRYLFLRARDGKQARAADDQIGEAVRNARPLEYACAERLARRMEELFDWQVGREEILYLALHVSRLTAQPDRSEGDRVDV, from the coding sequence ATGCGCGTGAAAAAAGTCTTCAACAACAACGTCGTGCTCGGCGTCGACGAGCACGGTGCCGAAACCGTGCTCATGGGGCGGGGGATCGGTTTCCAGGTCAAGCCGGGAGAAGTCGTGGACACCGGCCGCGCCGAGCGCCGGTTCGTGGCGAAGACGATGCCCGCCGAACGCCTCGCCGCCCTGGCCGCCGAGATCCCGCTCGGTGTGATCGAGGTCATGGAAGAGGTCGTCGCCGCTGCCCGGGGGCGGCTCGGCGAGAAGATCAGCGAGCACATCCTGCTGCCCCTGGCCGACCACGTCCATTTCGCCCTCGCCCGCGCCCGGACCGGAGCCCTGATCGAGTACCCGCTCAAGTGGGAGATCGAGAACCTCTATCCGGCGGAGACGGAGATGGGCGCGGCCGCCCTGGAGATCATCGAGCGCCGGCTCGGGGTGCGGCTGGACGAGACCGAGGCGCTGCCGCTGGCCCTCCACTTCGTCAACGCGCAGATCGGATCCGGCGACATCGCGGCGACCATGCAGATGACGCAATGGCTGAGGGTCGCGCTCGAGACGATCGGTGAGGACCTCGGAGTCGCCATCGACCAGCGCTCGCTGGACGCGGCGCGGTTCATCACGCATCTGCGCTACCTCTTCCTGCGCGCCCGGGACGGCAAGCAGGCCCGCGCGGCCGACGACCAGATCGGCGAAGCCGTCAGGAACGCCAGGCCGCTGGAGTACGCCTGCGCCGAGCGGCTGGCCCGCCGGATGGAGGAGCTGTTCGACTGGCAGGTCGGCCGGGAGGAGATCCTCTACCTCGCGCTGCACGTCAGCCGTCTGACGGCACAGCCGGACAGGTCGGAGGGCGATCGTGTCGACGTCTAG